A single window of Trachemys scripta elegans isolate TJP31775 chromosome 18, CAS_Tse_1.0, whole genome shotgun sequence DNA harbors:
- the SARM1 gene encoding NAD(+) hydrolase SARM1 isoform X3, protein MFKHTEETCFQLISDGGLDAILYWCRWTDLVVLRHCAMALANCAMYGGQANQRLMIEKNTAEWLFPLVFSKDDELIRLHACLAITVLATNKEIEKEVERSGTLALVEPFIASLDPERFACDLLDSSDNSQGRTAKDLQHLVPLLDSSRLEAQCIALFYLCIEATIKARQKKTKIFSEIGAAQSLKRIVCYSTNTTASSLAKKALRMMGEEVPRRILPTVSSWKPIEVQTWLQQTGFNKYCQSFLEHEVDGDLLLRLTETDLREDLGMASSIIRKRFFRELTELKTYANYSTCDRSNLADWLGSVDPKFRQYTYNLVTCGIDRNFLHRVTEEQLQEDCRINVGFHRVRILSAAREMLHSPLPCSGCKSTSEGPDVFISYRRSTGSQLASLLKVHLQLHGFSVFIDVEKLEAGKFEDKLIQSVMSARNFVLVLSPNTLDKCMGDPDRKDWVHKEIVTALSCGKNIIPVADHFEWPDPQDLPEDMRAVLKFNGIKWSHEYQEATIEKIIRFLQGRSSRDSSAGSENSLECAAPLGQTYSQAGPPHIL, encoded by the exons ATGTTCAAACACACTGAGGAGACCTGTTTCCAGCTCATTTCTGATGGGGGCCTGGATGCCATCCTCTACTGGTGCCGCTGGACCGACCTTGTTGTACTGCGCCACTGCGCCATGGCCCTGGCCAACTGCGCCATGTATGGCGGGCAAGCCAACCAGCGGCTGATGATCGAGAAGAACACGGCAGAGTGGCTCTTCCCACTGGTGTTCTCCAAAGATGACGAGCTGATCCGCCTGCATGCATGCCTGGCCATCACAGTGCTGGCCACCAACAAAGAGATCGAGAAAGAGGTGGAGCGGTCGGGGACCTTGGCGCTGGTGGAGCCCTTCATCGCCTCTCTGGACCCGGAGCGGTTTGCATGCGACTTGCTGGACAGCAGTGACAACAGTCAGGGAAGGACAGCAAAGGACCTGCAGCAtctggtgcccttgctggacAGCTCGCGGCTGGAGGCGCAGTGCATCGCTCTCTTCTACCTGTGCATAGAGGCCACCATCAAAGCCAGGCAGAAGAAAACCAAG ATTTTCAGTGAAATTGGGGCTGCCCAGAGCCTGAAGAGGATAGTGTGTTACTCCACCAACACCACCGCCTCGTCGCTGGCCAAGAAGGCGCTGCGCATGATGGGTGAGGAGGTGCCTCGACGGATCCTGCCCACTGTCTCCAGCTGGAAACCCATTGAGGTGCAGACGTGGCTGCAACAGACTGGATTCAACAAATACTGCCAGAGCTTCCTG GAGCATGAGGTGGATGGGGACTTGCTGCTGCGACTGACGGAGACGGATCTGCGGGAAGATCTGGGGATGGCCTCTAGCATCATCCGGAAGAG GTTTTTCCGGGAGCTGACGGAGCTGAAGACATATGCAAATTACTCCACCTGCGACCGCAGCAACCTGGCCGACTGGCTGGGCAGCGTTGACCCCAAGTTCCGCCAGTACACGTACAACCTGGTGACTTGTGGCATCGACCGCAACTTCCTGCACCGTGTGAcggaggagcagctgcaggaggactGCCGCATCAATGTGGGCTTCCACCGCGTGCGCATTCTCTCTGCCGCCAGGG AAATGCTTCACTCTCCCCTGCCGTGCAGTGGCTGCAAATCCACCTCTGAGGGGCCTGATGTGTTTATCAGCTACCGACGGAGCACTGGCTCCCAGCTGGCCAG CCTGCTGAAGGTCCATCTGCAGCTGCATGGCTTCAGCGTGTTCATAGATGTGGAGAAGCTGGAGGCGGGGAAGTTTGAGGACAAGCTGATCCAGAGCGTGATGAGCGCCCGCAACTTCGTGCTGGTTCTCTCGCCAAACACGCTGGATAAGTGCATGGGGGACCCTGACCGCAAGGACTGGGTGCACAAG GAGATCGTGACGGCCCTGAGCTGTGGGAAGAACATCATCCCTGTGGCTGACCATTTTGAGTGGCCTGATCCCCAGGATCTTCCCGAGGACATGAGGGCTGTCCTGAAATTTAACGGCATCAA ATGGTCCCATGAGTACCAGGAGGCCACAATCGAGAAGATTATCCGCTTCCTCCAGGGCCGCTCATCCCGGGATTCTTCAGCTGGCTCAGAGAACAgcctggagtgtgcagcccctctCGGGCAGACCTACAGCCAGGCAGGGCCGCCCCATATCCTCTAG
- the SARM1 gene encoding NAD(+) hydrolase SARM1 isoform X2, which produces MLRRDRIARIGLGVILNLTKERDSPQVARSLSGILEHMFKHTEETCFQLISDGGLDAILYWCRWTDLVVLRHCAMALANCAMYGGQANQRLMIEKNTAEWLFPLVFSKDDELIRLHACLAITVLATNKEIEKEVERSGTLALVEPFIASLDPERFACDLLDSSDNSQGRTAKDLQHLVPLLDSSRLEAQCIALFYLCIEATIKARQKKTKIFSEIGAAQSLKRIVCYSTNTTASSLAKKALRMMGEEVPRRILPTVSSWKPIEVQTWLQQTGFNKYCQSFLEHEVDGDLLLRLTETDLREDLGMASSIIRKRFFRELTELKTYANYSTCDRSNLADWLGSVDPKFRQYTYNLVTCGIDRNFLHRVTEEQLQEDCRINVGFHRVRILSAAREMLHSPLPCSGCKSTSEGPDVFISYRRSTGSQLASLLKVHLQLHGFSVFIDVEKLEAGKFEDKLIQSVMSARNFVLVLSPNTLDKCMGDPDRKDWVHKEIVTALSCGKNIIPVADHFEWPDPQDLPEDMRAVLKFNGIKWSHEYQEATIEKIIRFLQGRSSRDSSAGSENSLECAAPLGQTYSQAGPPHIL; this is translated from the exons ATGCTTAGAAG GGACCGGATTGCCCGGATTGGGCTGGGGGTGATCCTGAATCTGACCAAGGAGCGAGACAGCCCCCAGGTGGCACGCAGCCTCTCGGGTATCCTGGAGCACATGTTCAAACACACTGAGGAGACCTGTTTCCAGCTCATTTCTGATGGGGGCCTGGATGCCATCCTCTACTGGTGCCGCTGGACCGACCTTGTTGTACTGCGCCACTGCGCCATGGCCCTGGCCAACTGCGCCATGTATGGCGGGCAAGCCAACCAGCGGCTGATGATCGAGAAGAACACGGCAGAGTGGCTCTTCCCACTGGTGTTCTCCAAAGATGACGAGCTGATCCGCCTGCATGCATGCCTGGCCATCACAGTGCTGGCCACCAACAAAGAGATCGAGAAAGAGGTGGAGCGGTCGGGGACCTTGGCGCTGGTGGAGCCCTTCATCGCCTCTCTGGACCCGGAGCGGTTTGCATGCGACTTGCTGGACAGCAGTGACAACAGTCAGGGAAGGACAGCAAAGGACCTGCAGCAtctggtgcccttgctggacAGCTCGCGGCTGGAGGCGCAGTGCATCGCTCTCTTCTACCTGTGCATAGAGGCCACCATCAAAGCCAGGCAGAAGAAAACCAAG ATTTTCAGTGAAATTGGGGCTGCCCAGAGCCTGAAGAGGATAGTGTGTTACTCCACCAACACCACCGCCTCGTCGCTGGCCAAGAAGGCGCTGCGCATGATGGGTGAGGAGGTGCCTCGACGGATCCTGCCCACTGTCTCCAGCTGGAAACCCATTGAGGTGCAGACGTGGCTGCAACAGACTGGATTCAACAAATACTGCCAGAGCTTCCTG GAGCATGAGGTGGATGGGGACTTGCTGCTGCGACTGACGGAGACGGATCTGCGGGAAGATCTGGGGATGGCCTCTAGCATCATCCGGAAGAG GTTTTTCCGGGAGCTGACGGAGCTGAAGACATATGCAAATTACTCCACCTGCGACCGCAGCAACCTGGCCGACTGGCTGGGCAGCGTTGACCCCAAGTTCCGCCAGTACACGTACAACCTGGTGACTTGTGGCATCGACCGCAACTTCCTGCACCGTGTGAcggaggagcagctgcaggaggactGCCGCATCAATGTGGGCTTCCACCGCGTGCGCATTCTCTCTGCCGCCAGGG AAATGCTTCACTCTCCCCTGCCGTGCAGTGGCTGCAAATCCACCTCTGAGGGGCCTGATGTGTTTATCAGCTACCGACGGAGCACTGGCTCCCAGCTGGCCAG CCTGCTGAAGGTCCATCTGCAGCTGCATGGCTTCAGCGTGTTCATAGATGTGGAGAAGCTGGAGGCGGGGAAGTTTGAGGACAAGCTGATCCAGAGCGTGATGAGCGCCCGCAACTTCGTGCTGGTTCTCTCGCCAAACACGCTGGATAAGTGCATGGGGGACCCTGACCGCAAGGACTGGGTGCACAAG GAGATCGTGACGGCCCTGAGCTGTGGGAAGAACATCATCCCTGTGGCTGACCATTTTGAGTGGCCTGATCCCCAGGATCTTCCCGAGGACATGAGGGCTGTCCTGAAATTTAACGGCATCAA ATGGTCCCATGAGTACCAGGAGGCCACAATCGAGAAGATTATCCGCTTCCTCCAGGGCCGCTCATCCCGGGATTCTTCAGCTGGCTCAGAGAACAgcctggagtgtgcagcccctctCGGGCAGACCTACAGCCAGGCAGGGCCGCCCCATATCCTCTAG
- the SARM1 gene encoding NAD(+) hydrolase SARM1 isoform X1, whose protein sequence is MLLSWGQILLVGAGPEMGDITPRGRGRMRNRNRQQCLEQAVQTAAANHSPGPERSASRQRQQHPGLGGEKSWHTPSTAAGTQPSSTPPPPAIPASFPQPPPALFSIPPLLHLPSAARSIFCSRPSEGTRPCSRWPAQEPVHSALQLTLCPPGRVSGQGSCPLPWRLSWDAALGVPMVLTLLVSIHKLCRFFAMSSSERVSVPEYMSHACLWPGAGAACNHREVSPGVSTDIQVALDRILPDLHLAISSMKQAVDPEDLRKGIAEIFQLVEEAWVMPTLGRDVAKALCDVIRLEGGLDLLLNLLQATELETKCQASKLLEQILVAENRDRIARIGLGVILNLTKERDSPQVARSLSGILEHMFKHTEETCFQLISDGGLDAILYWCRWTDLVVLRHCAMALANCAMYGGQANQRLMIEKNTAEWLFPLVFSKDDELIRLHACLAITVLATNKEIEKEVERSGTLALVEPFIASLDPERFACDLLDSSDNSQGRTAKDLQHLVPLLDSSRLEAQCIALFYLCIEATIKARQKKTKIFSEIGAAQSLKRIVCYSTNTTASSLAKKALRMMGEEVPRRILPTVSSWKPIEVQTWLQQTGFNKYCQSFLEHEVDGDLLLRLTETDLREDLGMASSIIRKRFFRELTELKTYANYSTCDRSNLADWLGSVDPKFRQYTYNLVTCGIDRNFLHRVTEEQLQEDCRINVGFHRVRILSAAREMLHSPLPCSGCKSTSEGPDVFISYRRSTGSQLASLLKVHLQLHGFSVFIDVEKLEAGKFEDKLIQSVMSARNFVLVLSPNTLDKCMGDPDRKDWVHKEIVTALSCGKNIIPVADHFEWPDPQDLPEDMRAVLKFNGIKWSHEYQEATIEKIIRFLQGRSSRDSSAGSENSLECAAPLGQTYSQAGPPHIL, encoded by the exons ATGTTGTTGTCATGGGGACAGATCCTCCTTGTAGGGGCGGGACCTGAGATGGGTGACATCACCCCCAGGGGACGTGGGAGGATGCGGAACCGGAACAGacagcagtgcctggagcaggcagtGCAGACAGCAGCTGCCAATCACTCACCTGGTCCTGAGCGCTCTGCATCCCGGCAGCGGCAACAGCATCCGggtctgggaggggagaagagctggCACACGCCAAGCACTGCAGCTGGtacccagcccagctccacccctcctcctcctgccattccagcctccttcccccagcctccaCCCGCTTTGttctccatccctcccctcctccatctcccctCTGCTGCAAGGAGCATCTTCTGCTCTCGCCCCTCCGAGGGCACCAGGCCTTGCAGCCGCTGGCCTGCCCAGGAGCCCGTGCACAGCGCTTTGCAGCTAACTTTGTGCCCTCCAGGACGAGTCTCAGGCCAAGGCTCCTGTCCCCTACCGTGGAGGCTGAGCTGGGATGCTGCTCTAGGGGTGCCCATGGTTCTCACCCTGCTCGTCTCCATCCATAAACTGTGCCGTTTTTTTGCCATGTCCAGTTCGGAGAGGGTGTCGGTGCCTGAGTACATGAGCCATGCATGCTTGTGGCCCGGGGCGGGGGCTGCCTGCAACCACCGAGAAGTGTCCCCTGGGGTGAGCACGGATATCCAGGTGGCTCTGGATCGGATCCTCCCTGACCTGCACCTGGCCATTTCCTCCATGAAGCAGGCAGTCGACCCCGAGGATCTCAGGAAGGGGATCGCAGAGATCTTCCAGCTGGTGGAGGAAGCCTGGGTGATGCCCACCCTGGGGAGAGATGTGGCCAAAGCTCTGTGTGATGTGATCCGCCTGGAGGGGGgcctggacctgctgctgaacctgctcCAGGCAACAGAGCTGGAAACCAAGTGCCAGGCTAGCAAACTCCTGGAGCAGATCCTGGTGGCAGAAAACAG GGACCGGATTGCCCGGATTGGGCTGGGGGTGATCCTGAATCTGACCAAGGAGCGAGACAGCCCCCAGGTGGCACGCAGCCTCTCGGGTATCCTGGAGCACATGTTCAAACACACTGAGGAGACCTGTTTCCAGCTCATTTCTGATGGGGGCCTGGATGCCATCCTCTACTGGTGCCGCTGGACCGACCTTGTTGTACTGCGCCACTGCGCCATGGCCCTGGCCAACTGCGCCATGTATGGCGGGCAAGCCAACCAGCGGCTGATGATCGAGAAGAACACGGCAGAGTGGCTCTTCCCACTGGTGTTCTCCAAAGATGACGAGCTGATCCGCCTGCATGCATGCCTGGCCATCACAGTGCTGGCCACCAACAAAGAGATCGAGAAAGAGGTGGAGCGGTCGGGGACCTTGGCGCTGGTGGAGCCCTTCATCGCCTCTCTGGACCCGGAGCGGTTTGCATGCGACTTGCTGGACAGCAGTGACAACAGTCAGGGAAGGACAGCAAAGGACCTGCAGCAtctggtgcccttgctggacAGCTCGCGGCTGGAGGCGCAGTGCATCGCTCTCTTCTACCTGTGCATAGAGGCCACCATCAAAGCCAGGCAGAAGAAAACCAAG ATTTTCAGTGAAATTGGGGCTGCCCAGAGCCTGAAGAGGATAGTGTGTTACTCCACCAACACCACCGCCTCGTCGCTGGCCAAGAAGGCGCTGCGCATGATGGGTGAGGAGGTGCCTCGACGGATCCTGCCCACTGTCTCCAGCTGGAAACCCATTGAGGTGCAGACGTGGCTGCAACAGACTGGATTCAACAAATACTGCCAGAGCTTCCTG GAGCATGAGGTGGATGGGGACTTGCTGCTGCGACTGACGGAGACGGATCTGCGGGAAGATCTGGGGATGGCCTCTAGCATCATCCGGAAGAG GTTTTTCCGGGAGCTGACGGAGCTGAAGACATATGCAAATTACTCCACCTGCGACCGCAGCAACCTGGCCGACTGGCTGGGCAGCGTTGACCCCAAGTTCCGCCAGTACACGTACAACCTGGTGACTTGTGGCATCGACCGCAACTTCCTGCACCGTGTGAcggaggagcagctgcaggaggactGCCGCATCAATGTGGGCTTCCACCGCGTGCGCATTCTCTCTGCCGCCAGGG AAATGCTTCACTCTCCCCTGCCGTGCAGTGGCTGCAAATCCACCTCTGAGGGGCCTGATGTGTTTATCAGCTACCGACGGAGCACTGGCTCCCAGCTGGCCAG CCTGCTGAAGGTCCATCTGCAGCTGCATGGCTTCAGCGTGTTCATAGATGTGGAGAAGCTGGAGGCGGGGAAGTTTGAGGACAAGCTGATCCAGAGCGTGATGAGCGCCCGCAACTTCGTGCTGGTTCTCTCGCCAAACACGCTGGATAAGTGCATGGGGGACCCTGACCGCAAGGACTGGGTGCACAAG GAGATCGTGACGGCCCTGAGCTGTGGGAAGAACATCATCCCTGTGGCTGACCATTTTGAGTGGCCTGATCCCCAGGATCTTCCCGAGGACATGAGGGCTGTCCTGAAATTTAACGGCATCAA ATGGTCCCATGAGTACCAGGAGGCCACAATCGAGAAGATTATCCGCTTCCTCCAGGGCCGCTCATCCCGGGATTCTTCAGCTGGCTCAGAGAACAgcctggagtgtgcagcccctctCGGGCAGACCTACAGCCAGGCAGGGCCGCCCCATATCCTCTAG